In Staphylococcus lloydii, the following proteins share a genomic window:
- the map gene encoding type I methionyl aminopeptidase: MIVKTEEELAALKDIGYICALVRDKMQEATVVGITTKELDDIAKDLFEQHGAISAPIHDENFPGQTCISVNEEVAHGIPGKRVIREGDLVNIDVSALKNGYYADTGISFVVGEADNPLKQKVCDVALEAFEAAMTKVKPGTKLSQIGRAVHATARKNNLTVIKNLTGHGVGQSLHEAPSHVMNYFDPKDKTLLKEGTVLAVEPFISSNATYVSEGKNEWAFETKDKSFVAQIEHTVIVTKDGPLLTTKID, from the coding sequence ATGATTGTTAAAACAGAAGAAGAATTAGCAGCTTTGAAAGATATTGGTTATATTTGTGCGCTCGTTAGAGACAAAATGCAAGAAGCTACAGTTGTAGGAATTACTACAAAAGAGCTTGATGATATTGCTAAAGATTTATTTGAACAACATGGTGCCATTTCTGCCCCAATACATGATGAAAACTTTCCAGGACAAACTTGTATTAGCGTAAATGAAGAAGTGGCTCACGGCATACCTGGTAAAAGAGTAATTCGCGAGGGCGACTTAGTTAATATTGACGTATCTGCACTTAAAAATGGCTATTATGCTGATACAGGTATTTCATTTGTAGTCGGCGAAGCTGATAATCCATTAAAACAAAAAGTGTGTGATGTTGCATTAGAAGCATTCGAAGCTGCAATGACAAAAGTTAAACCAGGCACTAAATTAAGCCAGATTGGTAGAGCAGTCCATGCAACAGCACGCAAAAATAATCTTACAGTTATTAAAAATTTAACTGGGCACGGCGTCGGTCAATCATTACACGAAGCACCAAGCCATGTAATGAATTATTTTGACCCTAAAGATAAAACTTTACTTAAAGAAGGTACAGTATTAGCTGTTGAACCATTTATTTCATCAAATGCTACATATGTATCAGAAGGTAAAAATGAATGGGCATTTGAAACGAAAGATAAAAGTTTTGTTGCACAAATTGAACATACAGTTATCGTTACAAAAGACGGCCCATTATTAACTACCAAAATTGATTAA
- the liaF gene encoding cell wall-active antibiotics response protein LiaF translates to MTHKYISTEMLIIFTALMIIANFYYIFFEKIGFLLVLLLGCILVYIGYVYFHKVRGLLSFWIGALLIAFTLLSNKYTIIILFIFLIVLIIRYLIYKFKPFKIIASEEEVESPEFIKQKWFGEQRTPVYVYKWEDLQIQHGIGDVYIDMTKAANIKENNTIVVRHLIGRTQIVVPLNYNINFHFTALYGNAYINEQSYKVENTNIKIVEKTKEENYTVNIYLSTFIGDVEVIYK, encoded by the coding sequence ATGACACACAAATATATATCGACAGAAATGTTAATAATTTTTACAGCATTAATGATTATAGCCAATTTTTACTACATATTTTTTGAGAAAATTGGCTTTCTACTTGTGCTATTACTTGGGTGCATATTGGTTTATATAGGATATGTATATTTTCATAAAGTAAGAGGTTTGTTATCTTTCTGGATAGGGGCTTTGCTCATAGCATTTACCCTACTATCAAATAAATATACGATTATCATTTTATTTATCTTTTTAATCGTCTTGATTATTAGATATTTAATTTATAAATTTAAACCATTCAAGATTATTGCTTCAGAGGAAGAAGTTGAATCTCCAGAATTCATTAAACAAAAGTGGTTTGGAGAACAACGTACGCCGGTATATGTTTATAAATGGGAAGACTTACAAATTCAACATGGCATTGGTGATGTATACATTGACATGACCAAAGCAGCCAACATTAAAGAAAACAACACGATCGTCGTGAGACATCTTATAGGGCGTACACAAATAGTCGTTCCTTTAAACTATAATATTAATTTTCACTTTACTGCTTTATATGGGAATGCTTATATAAACGAACAATCTTATAAAGTTGAAAATACAAACATTAAAATTGTGGAAAAGACAAAAGAAGAAAATTATACTGTAAATATTTATCTTTCAACGTTTATAGGGGATGTCGAGGTGATTTATAAATGA
- a CDS encoding sensor histidine kinase, giving the protein MNHYIRAIGSMLILVYSTLIAFFFIDKVFVNIMYFQGMFYTQIFGIPVFLFLNLLIIFLCIIVGSVLAYKINQQNHWLQRQIERSIEGQTVGVNDQDIELYNETIELYHTLVPLNQEVHKLRMKTQNLTNESYNINDVKVKKIIEDERQRLARELHDSVSQQLFAASMMLSAIKETELAPPLDQQIPTLEKMVQDSQLEMRALLLHLRPIGLKDKSLGEGIKDLVTDLQKKVPMKVVHDIEDFSVPKGIEDHLFRITQEAISNTLRHSKGTKVTIELFNQADYLLLRVQDNGIGFNVDENTEQSYGLKNMRERALEIGATFHIVSLPDSGTRIEVKAPLDKEELDAN; this is encoded by the coding sequence ATGAATCACTACATAAGAGCTATAGGTTCAATGTTGATATTAGTATACAGTACGTTAATTGCATTTTTTTTTATAGACAAAGTATTTGTTAATATCATGTACTTCCAAGGTATGTTTTATACACAAATATTTGGGATACCAGTGTTTCTATTTTTAAATTTATTGATCATATTTTTGTGTATTATAGTGGGTTCGGTGTTAGCTTATAAGATTAATCAACAAAATCATTGGCTACAGCGCCAAATAGAACGCTCAATAGAAGGGCAAACGGTCGGTGTAAATGATCAAGACATAGAACTGTACAACGAAACTATTGAGTTATACCATACACTTGTACCTTTAAATCAAGAAGTACATAAACTTAGAATGAAGACACAAAACTTAACGAATGAATCATATAATATAAATGACGTAAAAGTTAAGAAAATTATTGAAGACGAACGTCAAAGACTAGCCAGAGAATTACATGATTCCGTGAGTCAGCAATTATTTGCTGCTAGTATGATGTTGTCCGCTATAAAAGAAACCGAACTCGCACCGCCATTAGATCAACAAATACCAACTTTAGAAAAAATGGTGCAAGATTCTCAATTAGAAATGAGAGCTTTACTCTTACATTTAAGACCTATTGGCCTAAAAGATAAGTCATTAGGTGAAGGGATTAAAGACTTAGTAACAGATTTACAGAAAAAAGTACCGATGAAAGTCGTACATGATATTGAAGATTTTTCAGTACCAAAAGGTATAGAAGATCATCTGTTTAGAATAACGCAAGAAGCGATTTCTAATACATTACGTCATTCAAAAGGAACTAAAGTTACAATAGAGCTATTTAATCAAGCCGATTACTTATTACTACGTGTACAAGATAATGGTATAGGTTTTAATGTAGATGAAAATACTGAACAAAGTTATGGTTTAAAAAATATGCGTGAACGTGCATTAGAAATAGGTGCAACATTCCATATTGTTTCTCTACCCGATTCAGGTACAAGAATAGAAGTGAAAGCGCCATTAGACAAGGAGGAATTGGATGCCAATTAA
- a CDS encoding response regulator transcription factor, producing the protein MPIKVLFVDDHEMVRIGISSYLSTQPDIEVVGEGKSGKEAIELAHELKPDLILMDLLMDDMDGVDATAQVKKDLPHIKVVMLTSYIEDNEVYRALDSGVDSYILKTTSAKDIAEAIRKTQNDESVFEAEVLVKMRNRMKQRAELYEMLTEREMEILLLIAKGYSNQEIASASHITIKTVKTHVSNILSKLEVQDRTQAVIYAFQHNLIQ; encoded by the coding sequence ATGCCAATTAAAGTTTTATTTGTTGATGATCATGAAATGGTACGTATTGGGATATCAAGTTATTTATCAACACAACCAGATATTGAAGTAGTAGGAGAAGGAAAGTCAGGTAAAGAAGCGATTGAATTAGCGCATGAATTAAAACCCGATTTAATTTTAATGGACTTATTGATGGATGATATGGATGGGGTAGACGCTACTGCTCAAGTAAAAAAAGATTTACCACATATCAAAGTTGTAATGTTAACAAGTTACATTGAGGATAATGAAGTGTATCGTGCTTTAGACTCTGGTGTTGATAGTTATATCTTAAAAACAACGAGTGCAAAAGACATTGCAGAAGCAATACGTAAAACACAAAATGATGAATCTGTTTTTGAAGCAGAAGTTTTAGTGAAAATGCGAAATCGTATGAAACAACGTGCAGAATTATATGAGATGTTAACTGAAAGAGAAATGGAAATTTTATTACTCATTGCTAAAGGCTATTCTAACCAAGAAATTGCTAGCGCCTCTCACATTACCATCAAGACAGTAAAAACGCATGTTAGTAATATATTAAGTAAATTAGAAGTTCAAGATAGAACACAAGCTGTTATATACGCTTTCCAACATAATTTAATTCAATAA
- a CDS encoding YihY/virulence factor BrkB family protein translates to MSKKKETASNFLNSVKEKEDNKNSEEKSKSKKLDKDRTYIAPTEFQSKDTKKDDQAFFVSRINKPAKYTKNPNFFSYLVYRIGKDDASGLSAQLSYYFMLSLFPMLIFLLSIVPVVGVKQKTIQTMISEHIPYGYKGEASSLITDIMGNASGGLLSIGLILALWSASNGMTALMNSFNVAYDVEDSRNFIVSKLLSVLFTLVLAIVFPLAMVLPAFGEQIGSLLFGPLGLTDEIQWLFETLRIILPFIIVFVAFMLLYTLAPNVKIKMLSVIPGSIFATIVFLVGSYLFGIYVSNFSNYSKTYGSIAGIIILMFWLYITGFIIIIGAEINAIIHQRKVIRGMTPEERSMKEIEKNNNGNTTE, encoded by the coding sequence ATGTCAAAGAAAAAAGAAACCGCTTCTAATTTTTTGAACTCTGTTAAAGAAAAAGAGGACAATAAAAATTCAGAAGAAAAATCTAAAAGTAAAAAATTAGATAAAGATCGTACATATATTGCACCAACAGAATTTCAATCAAAAGATACAAAGAAAGATGATCAAGCATTTTTTGTATCACGTATAAACAAACCGGCTAAGTATACTAAAAACCCAAATTTCTTTTCTTATTTGGTTTATCGTATAGGTAAAGATGACGCATCGGGATTATCTGCACAACTGTCATATTATTTCATGCTGTCACTCTTCCCTATGCTTATCTTCTTATTATCTATTGTACCTGTCGTAGGTGTTAAACAAAAGACAATACAAACGATGATTAGTGAACATATACCTTATGGCTATAAGGGGGAAGCATCATCACTAATCACTGACATCATGGGTAATGCCAGTGGCGGCTTACTGTCTATCGGTTTGATTTTAGCGCTTTGGTCAGCGTCTAATGGTATGACTGCACTAATGAATTCTTTCAACGTCGCTTATGATGTTGAAGATAGTCGTAATTTTATTGTATCTAAATTATTAAGTGTTTTATTCACTTTAGTATTAGCAATCGTTTTCCCACTTGCGATGGTATTACCAGCATTTGGCGAACAAATTGGTTCATTACTTTTCGGACCATTAGGATTAACTGATGAAATACAATGGCTTTTTGAGACACTGCGCATCATATTACCGTTCATCATCGTCTTTGTTGCATTTATGTTGTTATATACGTTAGCGCCTAACGTTAAAATTAAAATGTTATCTGTTATTCCAGGTTCAATCTTTGCTACTATTGTGTTCTTAGTAGGTTCATATTTATTTGGTATTTACGTCTCTAACTTCAGTAACTATTCTAAAACTTATGGTAGTATCGCAGGTATTATTATTTTAATGTTTTGGTTATACATTACTGGTTTCATTATAATTATAGGTGCCGAAATTAATGCTATTATTCATCAACGTAAAGTCATTCGCGGTATGACACCTGAAGAACGCTCTATGAAAGAAATCGAAAAAAATAATAATGGTAATACTACAGAGTAA